Proteins from a genomic interval of Quercus lobata isolate SW786 chromosome 11, ValleyOak3.0 Primary Assembly, whole genome shotgun sequence:
- the LOC115968343 gene encoding pentatricopeptide repeat-containing protein At4g19890 produces MVSFLFLLKSHSFQHKTPIPISLFFTLRTLCTNQQHDFCTIPTQPNSPSPSPSHSLVRTVCSLVCDSYYQQPHFTTSPPNITLHLNAESLTHEHAITVVASLASEAGSMVALSFFYWAIGVSKFRHFMRLYIVCAVALIDNGNMVRAHEVMQCMVRNFCEIGRFKEAVDMVIEMRNQGLARSTHTLNCVIGIGCEMGLVEYVENVFEEMCVRGVSPDCCSYKLMVVGYCRIGRILEADRWLSKMVERDFVVDNATLTLVITAFCEKGFANRACWYFDKMIEMGLTPNVINFTSLIHGLCKKGSIKQAFEMLEEMVRKGWKPNVYTHTALIHGLCKKGWTEKAFRLFLKLVRSDTYKPNVHTYTTMIGGYCKEEKLNRAEMLLSRMREQGLIPNTNTYTTLIDGQCKVGNFERAYELMNIMNNEGFAPNIFTYNAIIDGLCKKGRAHEAYKLLKKGFRHGLQADRVTYTILISEHCKQADTKQALVFFNKMVKAGLQPDIHTYTTLIAAFCRQRRLKESEKFFEEAIMLGLVPTKETYTSMICGYCRDGNIKLAVKYFHRMNDHGCTPDSITYGALISGLCKGSKLDEAHRLYDIMIDKGLSPCEVTRLTLAHEYCKIDDSATAMIILERLDKKLWSRTVNTLVRKLCSEGKVGIAALFFHRILDKDRNVDRVTLAAFMTACYESNNYALVSSLSDRISKGIG; encoded by the coding sequence ATGgtttcctttttatttcttctcAAATCCCATAGCTTTCAACACAAAACACCAATCCCCATTTCACTCTTCTTCACTCTCAGAACACTTTGTACCAATCAACAACATGACTTTTGCACCATTCCAACACAACCCAattcaccatcaccatcaccatctcATTCACTTGTTAGAACTGTTTGTTCATTGGTCTGTGACTCTTACTACCAACAACCCCACTTCACAACCTCACCCCCAAACATTACCCTTCACCTAAATGCTGAGTCTTTAACTCATGAACATGCCATTACAGTCGTTGCTTCGCTTGCTAGCGAGGCGGGTTCGATGGTAGCATTAAGTTTCTTCTATTGGGCAATTGGGGTTTCCAAGTTTCGCCATTTTATGCGGCTTTACATAGTGTGTGCAGTGGCATTGATTGATAATGGAAATATGGTGAGAGCCCATGAAGTGATGCAGTGTATGGTGAGAAATTTTTGTGAGATTGGGAGGTTTAAGGAGGCTGTGGATATGGTTATCGAGATGCGGAATCAGGGGTTGGCGCGGAGTACTCATACTTTGAATTGTGTTATTGGAATTGGGTGTGAAATGGGTCTTGTTGAATATGTAGAGAACGTGTTCGAAGAAATGTGTGTGAGAGGGGTGTCTCCTGATTGTTGTAGTTATAAGTTGATGGTTGTTGGTTATTGTAGGATTGGTAGAATTTTGGAGGCAGATAGGTGGTTGAGTAAAATGGTTGAGAGAGACTTTGTTGTGGACAACGCGACGTTGACATTAGTTATCACTGCGTTTTGTGAGAAGGGTTTTGCGAATAGGGCGTGTTGGTATTTTGATAAGATGATTGAGATGGGTTTGACACCAAATGTGATTAATTTCACTTCTTTGATTCATGGGTTGTGCAAGAAGGGAAGCATTAAGCAAGCGTTTGAAATGTTGGAGGAAATGGTGAGGAAAGGTTGGAAACCTAATGTCTACACCCATACAGCGTTGATTCATGGGCTTTGCAAGAAGGGATGGACTGAGAAGGCTTTTAGACTATTTCTTAAGCTTGTCCGGAGTGATACTTACAAGCCTAATGTTCACACATATACAACTATGATCGGTGGGTATTGCAAGGAGGAGAAGTTGAACCGTGCTGAGATGTTATTGAGTAGAATGAGAGAACAGGGATTGATTCCCAATACCAACACATATACCACTCTCATTGATGGGCAATGTAAAGTGGGGAATTTTGAAAGAGCATATGAGTTGATGAACATAATGAATAATGAAGGTTTTGCTCCtaatatatttacatataatGCAATTATTGATGGCCTCTGCAAAAAGGGAAGGGCTCATGAGGCTTATAAATTGCTGAAGAAGGGTTTTCGACATGGATTGCAAGCTGATAGAGTTACATATACTATCCTCATATCAGAGCATTGCAAGCAGGCAGATACAAAGCAAGCCTTGGTGTTTTTCAATAAGATGGTCAAAGCTGGCCTTCAACCcgatatacatacatatacgaCATTGATTGCTGCCTTTTGTAGGCAACGAAGATTAAAAGAAAGCGAGAAGTTTTTTGAAGAAGCTATCATGCTTGGCCTGGTCCCAACAAAGGAGACTTATACATCCATGATATGCGGGTATTGTAGGGATGGGAACATTAAATTggctgtaaaatattttcataggATGAATGATCATGGCTGTACACCGGACAGTATTACTTATGGTGCTCTCATAAGTGGGCTTTGCAAAGGATCTAAGTTGGATGAGGCTCACCGGTTATATGACATCATGATAGACAAGGGCCTATCCCCTTGTGAAGTTACTCGGTTGACATTGGCTCATGAGTATTGCAAAATAGATGATTCTGCTACTGCCATGATAATATTAGAAAGACTAGACAAAAAGCTGTGGAGCCGAACAGTGAATACCTTGGTCAGGAAGCTTTGTAGTGAGGGGAAAGTGGGCATAGCAGCTTTGTTCTTTCATAGAATATTAGATAAGGACCGTAATGTGGATCGTGTGACTTTGGCAGCATTTATGACCGCATGTTATGAAAGCAACAACTATGCTCTTGTTTCTAGCTTGTCCGATAGGATCTCTAAAGGAATTGGTTAG